In a genomic window of Nodosilinea sp. E11:
- a CDS encoding glucose-1-phosphate adenylyltransferase, which yields MKSVLAIILGGGAGTRLYPLTKFRAKPAVSLAGKYRLIDIPVSNCINSEIHKIYVLTQFNSASLNRHIGRAYQFSQFTEGFVEVLAAQQTPESPSWFQGTADAVRKYLWLFDSWNVEDFVILSGDHLYRMDYSLFVQRHRATNADITLSVVPIGYKQASDFGLMKVDGSGRVVDFSEKPKGEALEEMRVDTTSLGLSPEQAEEKPFIASMGIYVFKKQVLIDLLRKNLDQTDFGKEIIPASSRDYNVQAYLFDGYWEDIGTIEAFYDANLALTQQPHPDFSFYHEDAPIYTRARYLPPNKLQNCTITESSITEGCILKNCRIHHSVVGLRQRINADCVIEDSLLMGADYYEPLSESSQHLTQGKIPIGIGEGSVIRRAIIDKNARIGRNVQIVNKDNVQEAEREDLGFYIRSGIVVVLKNAVIPDGMII from the coding sequence GTGAAATCAGTTCTGGCCATAATCTTAGGTGGCGGTGCCGGCACCCGCCTCTATCCATTAACCAAATTTCGAGCTAAGCCAGCGGTTTCCTTAGCCGGTAAATACCGCTTAATCGACATTCCTGTTAGTAACTGCATCAACTCTGAAATCCACAAGATTTATGTGCTGACTCAGTTCAACTCCGCCTCGTTGAACCGGCACATTGGCCGCGCCTACCAGTTTTCGCAATTTACCGAAGGCTTTGTAGAAGTGCTGGCGGCCCAGCAGACCCCCGAAAGCCCCAGCTGGTTCCAGGGCACCGCCGACGCTGTGCGCAAGTACCTGTGGCTGTTCGACTCCTGGAACGTAGAAGATTTTGTGATTCTCTCGGGGGATCACCTCTACCGCATGGACTACAGCCTGTTTGTGCAGCGCCACCGGGCTACAAACGCCGACATTACGCTGTCGGTGGTGCCCATCGGCTACAAACAAGCCTCAGACTTTGGTTTGATGAAGGTCGATGGCAGTGGCCGGGTAGTGGACTTTAGCGAAAAGCCCAAGGGCGAAGCCCTAGAGGAAATGCGGGTTGACACCACCTCCCTGGGGCTGAGCCCGGAGCAGGCCGAGGAGAAGCCCTTCATTGCGTCAATGGGCATCTATGTGTTCAAAAAGCAGGTGCTCATTGACCTGCTGCGCAAAAACCTTGACCAAACCGACTTCGGCAAAGAAATTATTCCGGCCTCGTCGCGCGACTATAATGTGCAGGCCTACCTGTTTGACGGCTACTGGGAAGATATCGGTACGATTGAAGCCTTCTACGATGCCAACCTGGCGCTCACCCAGCAGCCCCACCCCGACTTTAGCTTTTATCACGAAGACGCGCCCATCTACACCCGCGCGCGTTACCTGCCGCCCAACAAGCTGCAAAACTGCACGATCACCGAGTCGAGTATTACTGAGGGTTGCATTCTCAAAAACTGCCGCATTCACCACTCGGTAGTGGGTCTACGCCAGCGCATCAACGCCGACTGCGTAATCGAAGACTCGCTACTGATGGGAGCCGACTACTACGAGCCCCTGTCGGAAAGTAGCCAGCACCTGACCCAAGGCAAGATTCCCATTGGCATCGGCGAAGGGTCGGTGATTCGCCGCGCCATCATTGATAAAAATGCCCGCATTGGCCGCAATGTGCAGATCGTCAATAAAGACAATGTGCAAGAGGCCGAGCGCGAAGATCTGGGCTTTTACATTCGCAGCGGCATTGTTGTCGTGCTGAAGAATGCGGTTATTCCTGACGGCATGATCATCTAG
- a CDS encoding AAA family ATPase → MPLLMLVGIPGSGKSTWARDFVLDHPCYQIVSTDAIRAELYGDAAIQGDWPQIWQQVVTLWHQGIVAIRRGELDGVIYDATNARRRYRRAAIAAARQTGFTHITLTWFDLPLSVALERNRGRSQPVPMDVIAAMHRQLQGAPPSVAEGADRVIHQRFSQ, encoded by the coding sequence GTGCCCTTGTTGATGCTGGTGGGTATTCCTGGCAGTGGTAAGTCGACTTGGGCTAGGGACTTTGTGTTAGATCATCCCTGTTATCAAATTGTGTCTACCGATGCCATTCGGGCCGAACTCTATGGCGATGCCGCTATTCAGGGGGACTGGCCGCAGATTTGGCAGCAGGTGGTTACCCTATGGCATCAGGGAATTGTTGCTATCCGGCGAGGCGAGCTGGATGGGGTAATTTACGATGCGACCAATGCGCGGCGGCGGTACCGAAGAGCTGCGATCGCAGCGGCTCGCCAAACGGGCTTTACCCACATCACCCTGACCTGGTTTGATCTGCCTTTGAGCGTCGCGTTAGAGCGCAACCGAGGGCGATCGCAACCAGTACCCATGGATGTGATTGCCGCGATGCACCGCCAGTTGCAGGGCGCACCACCCTCGGTGGCCGAAGGGGCCGATCGCGTGATCCACCAAAGGTTCAGTCAATAA
- a CDS encoding peptide ABC transporter substrate-binding protein — protein MNVRAVATAGLCLLLFTGCQAAQSPTQSETGAETASAPDDTLRLLYWQAPTILNPHLSSGFKDSEASRITLEPLASFDAEGNMVLFLAAEEPTLDNGGVAADGRSVTWRLKEGLLWSDGTPVTAEDVAFTYEFIVNPEVATTTAGSYEIIDSVEAVDDTTVRITFSEPNPAWYLVFTGTEGMVLPRHIFADYNGPNGREAPGNTMPVGTGPYRVTSFTPGDVIVYEANPNYREADQVAFSRVELKGGGDATSAARAVLQTGDVDYANNLQVEAAILNQLEAAGQGQVVANFGSLVERIIFNFTDPNQATADGETSSVEFPHPMFNDPQVRQAINLAIDRDTIATQLYGPTGQATTNFLVAPGPFNSENTSFAYDPEAAEALLDEAGWVDSNNNGTRDKDGREMQVVFQTSVNPVRQKTQEIVKQTLEQIGIGVQLKSIDASVYFSSDPANRETLDRFSADLQMFATGNTNPDPGAYLKTYTCDEITQKANNWSKSNYARYCNPEFDALWEQSAATLDPEARRDLFIQMNDLLINEAAVMPIVHRADVSGVSNRLTGISLTPWDLSTWNIAEWQRP, from the coding sequence ATGAACGTGCGTGCCGTCGCTACCGCCGGGTTGTGTTTACTGCTGTTTACCGGCTGCCAGGCGGCCCAAAGCCCTACCCAGAGCGAGACTGGAGCCGAGACGGCCTCAGCCCCCGACGACACCCTACGGCTGCTCTACTGGCAGGCTCCCACCATTCTTAACCCCCACCTCTCCAGCGGCTTTAAAGACTCTGAAGCCAGCCGCATTACCCTAGAACCCCTCGCCAGCTTCGACGCTGAGGGCAATATGGTGCTGTTTTTAGCCGCCGAAGAACCCACCCTTGACAACGGTGGCGTGGCCGCCGACGGCAGGTCAGTCACCTGGAGGCTAAAAGAAGGTCTGTTGTGGTCTGACGGCACACCAGTTACCGCCGAGGACGTTGCCTTTACCTACGAGTTTATTGTCAACCCCGAGGTGGCCACCACCACCGCTGGCTCCTACGAGATTATCGACAGCGTCGAAGCGGTGGACGACACCACCGTGCGGATTACCTTTAGCGAACCCAACCCTGCCTGGTACCTGGTGTTTACGGGCACCGAAGGCATGGTGCTGCCCAGACATATTTTTGCCGACTACAACGGCCCCAATGGCCGCGAGGCCCCCGGCAACACCATGCCTGTGGGCACCGGCCCCTATCGGGTCACCAGCTTTACCCCTGGCGATGTGATTGTCTATGAGGCCAACCCCAACTACCGCGAGGCCGACCAGGTCGCCTTTAGCCGAGTCGAGCTCAAGGGGGGCGGCGACGCCACCTCAGCGGCCCGAGCGGTGCTGCAAACTGGCGATGTTGACTACGCCAATAACCTCCAGGTCGAGGCGGCGATTCTCAACCAGCTAGAAGCGGCGGGGCAGGGGCAGGTGGTGGCCAACTTTGGCTCTCTAGTCGAACGGATTATTTTTAACTTTACTGATCCCAACCAGGCCACCGCCGACGGTGAAACCTCCAGTGTTGAGTTTCCGCACCCTATGTTTAATGACCCTCAGGTGCGTCAGGCGATCAATTTAGCGATCGATCGCGACACCATTGCCACCCAACTCTATGGGCCAACCGGGCAGGCCACTACCAACTTTTTAGTTGCCCCAGGCCCTTTTAACTCTGAAAACACCAGTTTTGCCTACGACCCTGAAGCCGCAGAGGCATTACTTGATGAGGCCGGCTGGGTTGATAGCAATAACAACGGCACCCGCGACAAAGATGGTCGAGAAATGCAGGTGGTCTTTCAAACGTCAGTGAACCCGGTGCGTCAAAAGACCCAGGAAATTGTCAAACAAACCCTAGAGCAGATTGGCATTGGGGTGCAGCTCAAAAGCATCGACGCCAGCGTGTATTTCTCTAGCGACCCGGCCAACCGCGAAACGCTCGATCGCTTTTCGGCGGATCTGCAAATGTTTGCCACCGGCAACACCAACCCCGACCCCGGTGCCTACCTAAAAACCTACACCTGCGACGAAATTACCCAAAAGGCCAATAACTGGTCTAAGAGCAACTACGCCCGCTACTGCAACCCTGAGTTCGATGCCCTTTGGGAGCAGTCGGCTGCCACCCTAGATCCCGAAGCCCGTCGAGACCTGTTCATTCAAATGAACGATTTGCTGATCAACGAGGCGGCGGTAATGCCCATCGTGCACCGTGCCGATGTGTCGGGCGTCAGCAACCGCCTCACCGGCATCAGCCTCACCCCCTGGGATCTCAGCACCTGGAACATTGCCGAATGGCAGCGACCGTGA
- a CDS encoding MSMEG_0570 family nitrogen starvation response protein: MPEIRFQIQWPDGSQDTCYSPSLVVKDYFAPATTYPLNDFVARSRTALTIASDRVQAKYGMPCGLALGQLRQIEATASGYDHLPTPTVTVIRFLE; this comes from the coding sequence ATGCCCGAGATTCGCTTTCAAATTCAATGGCCCGACGGCAGCCAAGACACCTGCTACTCTCCCTCTCTGGTGGTGAAAGATTACTTCGCTCCGGCTACCACCTATCCTCTAAACGACTTTGTGGCGCGATCGCGCACCGCCCTGACCATTGCCAGCGATCGCGTGCAGGCCAAATACGGCATGCCCTGCGGTCTGGCCCTAGGACAGCTCCGCCAGATCGAAGCCACCGCTAGCGGTTACGACCACCTTCCCACCCCCACCGTGACGGTGATCCGGTTCCTGGAATAG
- the ftsH gene encoding ATP-dependent zinc metalloprotease FtsH — MRSPGKQASLRHRTGATATGLMTVGWVLLQSLMPLPPALAQAESEELTYGQFLQRIEQGQVEQVELDEGRGIAYVTLEGAAEDAQPQQVVLFAGERNAELIRRLRANDVDVEIRDSSGSGALAWLATNSLLALILIFGLLMLLRRSASGAGNAMNFGKSKARFQMEAKTGVVFDDVAGIEEAKEELQEVVTFLKSPEKFTAIGARIPKGVLLIGQPGTGKTLLAKAISGEAGVPFFSISGSEFVEMFVGVGASRVRDLFRKAKENAPCIVFIDEIDAVGRQRGAGIGGGNDEREQTLNQLLTEMDGFEGNSGIIVIAATNRVDVLDLALLRPGRFDRQVVVDLPTYKGRLSILDVHARNKKIEPDVSLEAVARRTPGFSGAELANLLNEAAILTARRRKEAMGMTEIEDAIDRITIGLSLTPLLDSSRKRMTAYHEIGHALLTTLLTHSDELNKVTIIPRSGGIEGFTQSLPNEDIIDSGLYTRNWLIDRITVALGGFAAEAEVFGDDETSTGASGDIQQVSNLARQMVTLYGMSELGPVALESMDNQVFLGRNLMPRNEVSEEMASKIDAQVRGIALSCLDRARTLLREHRTLMDHLVDVLLERETVDGEEFRQIVGQYTQIPEKFLVKAG, encoded by the coding sequence ATGCGTTCTCCTGGTAAGCAAGCCTCCCTGCGTCATCGTACTGGCGCTACTGCCACAGGCCTGATGACCGTGGGCTGGGTCTTGCTGCAAAGTCTGATGCCCCTGCCCCCGGCCCTAGCCCAGGCCGAGTCTGAAGAGCTGACCTATGGCCAGTTTTTGCAGCGCATTGAGCAGGGTCAGGTAGAGCAGGTAGAACTAGACGAAGGCCGAGGCATTGCCTACGTCACCCTGGAGGGCGCAGCCGAAGATGCTCAGCCCCAGCAGGTGGTGCTATTTGCCGGGGAGCGCAACGCTGAGCTGATTCGCCGTTTGCGGGCTAACGATGTCGATGTGGAGATTCGCGACTCGTCGGGAAGTGGAGCTTTAGCCTGGCTGGCGACCAACTCGCTGCTGGCGCTAATTTTGATTTTTGGTCTACTGATGCTGCTGCGGCGCTCGGCATCGGGGGCGGGCAACGCCATGAACTTCGGCAAATCGAAGGCCCGCTTTCAAATGGAAGCTAAAACCGGCGTGGTGTTTGACGATGTCGCAGGCATCGAAGAGGCCAAGGAAGAACTGCAAGAGGTGGTGACTTTCCTCAAGAGCCCGGAGAAGTTTACTGCAATTGGCGCGCGCATTCCCAAAGGGGTGCTGCTGATTGGCCAACCCGGTACTGGTAAAACCCTGTTGGCGAAGGCCATCTCAGGCGAGGCGGGTGTGCCCTTCTTCAGCATTTCGGGATCTGAGTTCGTCGAGATGTTTGTGGGCGTGGGGGCGTCGCGGGTGCGCGATCTGTTTCGCAAGGCCAAAGAAAATGCTCCCTGTATTGTGTTTATCGACGAGATCGATGCCGTAGGCCGTCAGCGGGGCGCAGGTATTGGCGGCGGCAACGACGAGCGGGAGCAAACCCTCAACCAGCTGCTCACCGAGATGGATGGCTTTGAGGGAAACAGCGGCATTATTGTGATCGCGGCCACCAACCGGGTCGATGTGCTGGATCTGGCTCTGCTGCGGCCAGGTCGGTTTGACCGCCAGGTGGTGGTTGACCTGCCCACCTACAAAGGGCGACTGTCAATTTTAGACGTGCATGCCCGCAACAAAAAAATTGAGCCCGATGTTTCGTTAGAGGCCGTCGCCCGTCGCACCCCTGGGTTTTCGGGAGCTGAGTTGGCCAACCTGCTCAACGAAGCCGCCATTCTCACCGCCCGCCGCCGCAAGGAGGCCATGGGCATGACCGAGATTGAGGATGCGATCGATCGCATTACCATTGGCCTCAGCCTCACCCCTCTGCTCGACAGCAGCCGCAAGCGGATGACCGCCTACCACGAGATCGGCCACGCCCTGCTCACCACTCTGCTCACCCACTCCGACGAGCTGAATAAGGTGACGATTATTCCGCGATCGGGCGGTATTGAAGGGTTTACCCAGTCTCTGCCCAATGAAGACATCATCGATAGCGGCCTCTACACCCGCAATTGGCTAATCGATCGCATCACCGTGGCCCTAGGGGGCTTTGCCGCCGAAGCCGAGGTATTTGGGGACGACGAAACCTCTACCGGAGCCAGCGGTGACATCCAGCAGGTGAGCAACCTGGCCCGTCAGATGGTCACTCTCTACGGTATGTCTGAGCTTGGTCCTGTGGCGCTCGAAAGCATGGATAACCAGGTGTTTTTGGGCCGCAACCTGATGCCCCGCAACGAAGTGTCGGAAGAAATGGCCAGCAAGATCGATGCCCAGGTACGCGGCATTGCCCTGTCGTGCCTCGATCGCGCCCGTACGTTGCTGCGTGAGCACCGCACCCTGATGGATCATTTAGTCGACGTGCTGCTAGAGCGCGAAACCGTCGATGGCGAAGAATTTCGTCAGATTGTCGGTCAATACACCCAGATTCCTGAGAAGTTTTTGGTCAAAGCGGGCTAG
- a CDS encoding Nif3-like dinuclear metal center hexameric protein, with protein MPLAIADLISKLEAWANPAWQEDWDNCGWQVQPGILDEPAHVLVCLTPTLTVMAEALALREQGTPVNLILAHHPLIFSPLKRVIQGDPVGEMVQTAIAHNIGIYTAHTNFDQVADGTADLLAQLLHLQNSEPVVPTQQGLGYGRVGDLSPALSLQDLLDLIQVKLSPPRLIYSPAADLSQSISRVAVLGGSGASYLGAVAKTGAQAYLTSDCKFHQFQEGRDRNLVLIDAGHYATERPACDRLTEIVQQWGAPWAQLSDQDEDFRQFWGN; from the coding sequence ATGCCCCTTGCGATCGCAGATTTGATCTCTAAACTCGAAGCCTGGGCCAACCCCGCCTGGCAAGAAGACTGGGACAACTGCGGCTGGCAGGTGCAGCCCGGCATTCTCGACGAACCGGCCCATGTGCTGGTGTGCCTCACTCCCACTCTGACGGTCATGGCCGAAGCCCTGGCGCTGCGAGAGCAGGGCACCCCCGTCAACCTGATTTTGGCCCACCACCCGCTGATCTTTAGCCCGCTTAAGCGCGTTATCCAGGGCGACCCGGTGGGGGAGATGGTGCAAACTGCGATCGCTCACAATATTGGCATTTATACCGCCCACACCAACTTTGACCAGGTGGCCGATGGCACCGCCGACCTGCTGGCCCAATTGCTGCACCTGCAAAATTCTGAACCTGTGGTGCCCACCCAGCAGGGCCTGGGCTATGGGCGTGTGGGCGATCTCAGCCCCGCCCTCAGTCTGCAAGACCTGCTTGATCTAATTCAGGTCAAGCTCTCGCCGCCGCGATTGATCTATTCCCCCGCCGCCGATCTGAGCCAGAGCATTAGCCGGGTGGCGGTGCTGGGGGGTAGCGGGGCCAGCTATCTAGGGGCAGTGGCCAAGACCGGTGCCCAGGCCTACTTAACCTCAGACTGCAAGTTTCACCAGTTTCAAGAAGGGCGCGATCGCAACCTCGTGCTGATCGATGCGGGCCACTACGCCACCGAACGCCCGGCCTGCGATCGCCTGACCGAGATTGTGCAGCAGTGGGGTGCCCCCTGGGCGCAGCTCAGCGACCAGGATGAAGATTTTCGCCAGTTTTGGGGAAATTAG
- a CDS encoding CHAT domain-containing protein: MQKILILAANPKNTSRLRLDEELREIEAGLRRSQHRDRFTLTQRLAVRSRDIQRAMLEETPQIVHFSGHGEGAEGLVFEDETGQAQLVSGSALAGLFALFSDPAEFPDPIHCVVLNGCYSAVQAEAIAEQVPYVVGMTQAIGDRAAIEFAVGFYDALGAGRTVEFAYRLGCAAIDLAGKPESATPILINKKAPPSSPSPSPSKSIPSGRTELYQFLLNLPGPQFDQVIFALNPPRGNISPPSAPQGQRVPELFAWLESPIGPGLDALKTVLAHVLNPR, encoded by the coding sequence ATGCAAAAAATTCTCATTTTGGCGGCCAACCCCAAAAACACCAGCCGCCTGCGCCTGGACGAAGAACTGCGCGAGATTGAAGCTGGGTTAAGGCGATCGCAGCACCGCGATCGCTTTACGCTGACCCAGCGGCTAGCGGTGCGATCGCGCGATATTCAGCGGGCCATGCTCGAAGAAACGCCGCAGATTGTTCACTTTTCGGGCCACGGTGAGGGGGCTGAGGGGCTGGTGTTTGAGGATGAGACGGGGCAGGCCCAGCTGGTCTCTGGCAGCGCCCTAGCTGGTTTGTTTGCCCTGTTTAGCGATCCGGCAGAGTTCCCCGACCCGATCCACTGCGTGGTGCTCAACGGTTGCTATTCAGCAGTGCAGGCCGAAGCGATCGCCGAGCAGGTGCCCTACGTGGTGGGCATGACCCAGGCGATCGGCGACAGAGCTGCGATCGAGTTTGCCGTGGGTTTTTATGACGCCCTGGGGGCTGGGCGCACTGTCGAGTTTGCCTACAGGCTGGGCTGCGCGGCGATCGACCTGGCGGGCAAGCCGGAAAGCGCCACCCCCATTCTGATTAACAAAAAAGCTCCCCCATCCTCCCCATCTCCCTCACCTTCCAAGTCCATTCCCTCAGGCCGCACCGAACTCTACCAGTTCCTCCTCAATCTTCCTGGCCCCCAGTTTGATCAAGTGATCTTTGCGCTCAACCCGCCCAGGGGCAACATCTCGCCGCCCAGCGCCCCCCAGGGCCAGCGAGTGCCTGAGCTGTTTGCCTGGTTAGAAAGCCCCATTGGCCCAGGCCTAGACGCTCTCAAAACGGTTTTGGCCCATGTCTTAAACCCTCGTTAG
- a CDS encoding YihY/virulence factor BrkB family protein has product MGRRLARFEHWRRAWAMAHHWINSAAMLDFFKYKVGQSAWTKLIGRTLLKWQQDDCLEMGAALAYYALFSMFPMILVSLSIVGFLIGPNTVAYNAVLNFAQETLPPDAFPLVRATLTEFHTGRTSASIVGFGILLFTSSGFFGALSRSFDKIWHTKPRHHRFDGFSEVAFIFLWRRFLAFLLVMGATSLIFVSLLSNIAIDTITQLLEGVHQWVTVLAIDQVQLLSWLRLGVSFVTLTLVVMVLYKTLPSTRVAWRDVWLGALFTAVLWLFLQQLISNSVISLGSQFRSYGVVGGVMVLMLWIYLTSQIFFLGGELTYVYAHLFGSRRGQKKLTAKVGYQ; this is encoded by the coding sequence ATGGGAAGACGACTGGCGCGGTTTGAGCATTGGCGACGGGCGTGGGCGATGGCACACCACTGGATCAATAGCGCTGCTATGCTCGATTTCTTTAAATATAAAGTCGGGCAATCAGCATGGACGAAGCTGATTGGTCGCACCCTGCTCAAATGGCAGCAGGACGACTGCCTGGAAATGGGGGCGGCTTTAGCTTACTACGCCTTGTTTTCCATGTTCCCGATGATTTTGGTGTCGTTGAGCATAGTGGGTTTTCTAATTGGCCCCAACACCGTAGCCTACAATGCCGTGCTCAACTTTGCCCAAGAAACCCTGCCTCCCGATGCTTTTCCGCTGGTGCGGGCCACGCTAACCGAGTTTCACACGGGGCGCACGAGTGCCAGCATTGTCGGTTTTGGCATTTTGTTGTTTACGTCGAGCGGCTTTTTTGGTGCCCTCAGTCGGTCGTTTGACAAAATTTGGCACACCAAGCCCCGGCATCATCGCTTTGACGGTTTTAGCGAGGTGGCGTTTATCTTCTTGTGGCGGCGGTTTCTGGCATTTTTGCTGGTGATGGGGGCCACCAGTTTGATCTTTGTCTCGCTGCTGTCAAATATTGCCATCGACACCATCACTCAGCTGCTAGAGGGCGTCCATCAGTGGGTCACCGTTTTGGCGATTGACCAGGTGCAATTGCTGTCTTGGCTGCGGTTGGGGGTGTCGTTTGTAACGCTAACCCTGGTAGTGATGGTGCTTTACAAAACGCTGCCCAGCACCCGGGTGGCCTGGCGCGATGTGTGGTTGGGGGCATTGTTTACGGCGGTGCTGTGGCTGTTTTTGCAGCAGCTGATCAGCAACAGTGTGATTAGCCTGGGCAGCCAGTTTAGATCTTACGGGGTCGTGGGTGGAGTGATGGTGCTGATGCTGTGGATTTATCTCACCAGCCAAATTTTCTTTTTGGGCGGCGAGCTGACCTACGTGTATGCTCACCTATTTGGCAGCCGCAGGGGGCAGAAAAAGCTGACGGCTAAGGTGGGTTACCAGTAA
- the cysC gene encoding adenylyl-sulfate kinase: MAAAQRGVTIWLTGLSGSGKSTIARVLEAELRQRNCQLEVLDGDIVRTNLTKGLGFSKEDRDENIRRIGFVSHLLTRNGVVVLVSAISPYREARDTVRDRIGDFVEVFVDAPLNVCEDRDVKGLYKKARAGEIKQFTGIDDPYEPPLNPEVHCHTDQQTVEESAAQIIAKLEALGYLAAAAVV; the protein is encoded by the coding sequence ATGGCAGCAGCACAGCGCGGAGTAACGATTTGGTTGACGGGGTTAAGCGGGTCGGGCAAGTCGACGATCGCCCGTGTTTTAGAAGCTGAGCTGCGCCAGCGGAATTGCCAACTTGAGGTGCTCGACGGCGACATTGTGCGCACCAACTTGACTAAGGGCCTAGGGTTTAGCAAAGAAGACCGCGACGAAAACATTCGCCGCATTGGCTTTGTTTCTCACCTGCTGACCCGCAATGGGGTGGTGGTGCTGGTGTCGGCGATTTCGCCCTACCGCGAAGCGCGGGATACGGTGCGCGATCGCATTGGCGATTTTGTTGAAGTTTTTGTCGATGCCCCCCTCAACGTCTGCGAAGACCGCGATGTTAAAGGCCTTTACAAAAAAGCGCGGGCGGGTGAAATTAAGCAGTTTACCGGCATCGATGACCCCTACGAGCCCCCCCTCAACCCCGAGGTGCACTGCCATACTGACCAGCAAACCGTCGAAGAAAGCGCCGCCCAGATCATCGCCAAGCTCGAAGCTCTGGGCTATTTAGCCGCAGCAGCGGTGGTTTAG
- a CDS encoding AAA family ATPase: protein MLDLQQFYDACDPTQPLRGKRYYIDFSTVRGGDIVHELERKIARLARNRPTTQLFTGHIGCGKSTELFRLKDSLTRRSYEVIYFESDRDLEMADVEISDILLSIAHNISQHLDTLGIVTKPTYLQSLFQNLGATLRTPMELTDVSFSAGIASITASAKQSPDMRSQLRQYLEPRTRSIITAINDELLTPANDRLQAQGKNRLVVIMDNLDRIDSALRSQGRLQSEYIFVDRGEQLKQLDCHLVYTIPLELMFSNDLVRLANRFGTNPMVLPMVPVQNRQGDRDEPGMALLRQMVLIRAFPELNVNQRIDAVGHVFDEMATLDRLCQVSGGHMRNLIRLLDGCLRKQDPPFLRDTLEAVIRNERDSLMGLVSDREWDLLLQAVSRQEVQGDEDYNILVRSLFLYEYRDARGRWFGLNPLLAETDRYRSWLAQQPRP from the coding sequence ATGCTGGATCTACAGCAGTTCTATGATGCTTGTGACCCCACTCAGCCGCTGCGGGGCAAGCGCTACTACATCGATTTTTCTACAGTGCGCGGTGGCGACATTGTGCATGAGCTAGAGCGCAAGATCGCGCGGCTGGCCCGCAACCGACCCACCACCCAGTTGTTCACGGGGCACATTGGCTGTGGCAAATCGACGGAGCTGTTTCGGCTCAAAGACAGCCTGACGCGGCGCAGTTATGAGGTGATCTATTTTGAGTCAGACCGCGACTTAGAAATGGCCGATGTCGAAATTTCTGACATTCTGCTCAGCATCGCCCACAACATCAGCCAGCACCTCGACACCCTGGGCATTGTCACCAAGCCCACCTACCTGCAAAGTCTGTTTCAAAACCTGGGGGCAACCCTGCGCACCCCGATGGAGCTGACCGATGTGAGTTTTTCGGCGGGAATTGCCAGTATTACCGCCTCGGCGAAGCAAAGCCCCGACATGCGCAGCCAGCTCAGGCAGTATCTAGAGCCGCGCACCCGCAGCATTATCACCGCCATCAACGACGAACTGCTGACCCCGGCCAACGATCGCCTACAAGCCCAGGGCAAAAATCGCCTGGTGGTGATTATGGACAACCTCGATCGCATCGATAGCGCCCTGCGCTCCCAGGGGCGGCTCCAGTCAGAATATATCTTTGTCGATCGCGGCGAACAGCTCAAGCAACTCGACTGCCACCTGGTCTATACCATTCCCCTGGAGCTGATGTTTTCGAATGATCTGGTGCGGCTGGCCAACCGGTTTGGCACTAACCCGATGGTGCTACCCATGGTGCCGGTGCAAAATCGCCAGGGCGATCGCGACGAGCCGGGCATGGCGCTGCTGCGGCAGATGGTGTTGATTCGGGCTTTTCCAGAGCTTAATGTCAACCAGCGGATTGACGCGGTGGGCCATGTGTTTGACGAGATGGCCACCCTCGATCGCCTCTGCCAGGTGAGCGGTGGCCATATGCGCAACCTGATTCGCCTGCTGGATGGCTGTCTGCGGAAGCAAGACCCACCCTTTTTGCGCGACACCCTAGAGGCAGTGATTCGCAATGAGCGCGATAGCCTGATGGGGCTGGTCAGCGATCGCGAATGGGATCTGCTGCTGCAAGCGGTCTCGCGCCAAGAGGTGCAGGGCGACGAAGACTACAACATTTTGGTGCGCAGCCTGTTTTTGTATGAGTACCGCGATGCGCGGGGGCGCTGGTTTGGGCTCAACCCCCTGCTGGCCGAAACCGATCGCTACCGCAGCTGGCTGGCCCAGCAGCCTCGACCATGA